The Pan troglodytes isolate AG18354 chromosome 1, NHGRI_mPanTro3-v2.0_pri, whole genome shotgun sequence genome includes a region encoding these proteins:
- the LOC738231 gene encoding fatty-acid amide hydrolase 1-like: MLSPVCFLPLLDASCFGFLAIWSHSLTPKKLWEQHTAVEEYEQEFIAKWRSLDLDVLLVPVLGSAFYIGSSSLASESQSYVTLYNLLDFPAGVVPVTIVTLQDEEELAFYKGCYGDSSDKNFSEAVRGSVGLLVTVQCIALPWEEELCLRFMKEVDTLVKNQRGPK; this comes from the exons ATGCTCAGTCCAGTTTGTTTCCTTCCCCTGCTGGATGCCAGCTGCTTTGGCTTCTTGGCTATCTGGAGCCATAGCTT GACACCCAAGAAACTGTGGGAGCAGCACACAGCAGTGGAG GAATATGAGCAAGAGTTCATAGCCAAGTGGAGGTCCCTGGACCTGGATGTGCTGCTGGTGCCAGTTCTGGGCTCTGCCTTCTATATAGGCTCTTCCTCCCTAGCATCAG AAAGCCAGTCTTACGTGACCCTGTACAACCTCCTGGACTTTCCCGCGGGCGTGGTGCCTGTCACTATCGTGACACTACAGGACGAGGAGGAACTGGCCTTCTACAAGGGGTGCTACGGAGATAGTTCTGACAAAAATTTCTCGGAG GCGGTAAGAGGATCCGTCGGACTTCTGGTGACTGTGCAGTGCATTGCTTTGCCATGGGAAGAGGAGCTGTGTCTCCGGTTCATGAAGGAGGTGGACACCTTGGTCAAGAATCAGAGGGGGCCCAAGTGA